A single genomic interval of Vicia villosa cultivar HV-30 ecotype Madison, WI unplaced genomic scaffold, Vvil1.0 ctg.000605F_1_1, whole genome shotgun sequence harbors:
- the LOC131629777 gene encoding amino acid permease 2-like: MEEKEAYSIEAAVPTHKDSKLFDDDDRLKRTGTVWTTSSHIITAVVGSGVLSLAWAIAQLGWVIGPSVMIFFSLITWYTSSLLAECYRIGDPHYGKRNYTFMEAVHTILGGFNDTLCGIVQYTNLYGTAIGYTIAASISMMAIKRSDCFHSSGGKNPCHISSNPYMISFGVIQIFFSQIPDFHKMWWLSILAAIMSFTYSLIGLGLAIAKVAENGSFKGSLTGVSIGTVTEAQKVWGVFQALGNIAFAYSYSQILIEIQDTIKSPPSEVKTMKQATKISIGVTTLFYMLCGGMGYAAFGDTSPGNLLTGFGFYNPYWLINIANAAIVIHLVGAYQVYAQPLFAFVEKIMIKRWPKINKEYILTLPGFRPYNLNLFRLIWRTIFVITTTVISMLIPFFNDVLGLLGAVGFWPLTVYFPVEMYITQKKIPKWSYKWICMQTLSVICFVVSVVAIVGSVASIVLDLKKYKPFTTDY, encoded by the exons ATGGAGGAGAAAGAAGCATACTCTATAGAAGCCGCTGTTCCTACACACAAGGACTCCAAATTGTTCGACGATGATGACCGTCTTAAACGAACAG GAACGGTTTGGACAACAAGTTCGCATATAATAACAGCAGTTGTAGGATCAGGAGTGTTGTCGTTAGCATGGGCCATAGCTCAATTGGGTTGGGTAATTGGTCCTTCAGTTATGATTTTCTTCAGTCTCATCACTTGGTATACTTCATCTCTTCTGGCCGAATGTTATCGAATAGGAGATCCTCATTACGGAAAAAGAAACTATACTTTCATGGAAGCAGTTCACACAATTCTCG GTGGTTTCAATGACACCCTTTGTGGGATAGTTCAGTACACCAATCTTTATGGAACTGCAATAGGATACACTATTGCTGCTTCCATTAGTATGAT GGCAATAAAAAGGTCTGACTGTTTCCATTCCTCAGGAGGAAAAAACCCATGTCACATTTCAAGCAATCCATACATGATCAGTTTTGGAGTAATCCAAATTTTCTTTTCTCAAATTCCAGATTTTCATAAAATGTGGTGGCTCTCAATTCTTGCAGCAATCATGTCTTTCACCTATTCTTTAATTGGCCTTGGTCTTGCAATTGCCAAAGTTGCAG AAAATGGTTCTTTCAAAGGTAGTCTCACAGGAGTTAGCATTGGAACTGTGACAGAAGCCCAAAAAGTATGGGGAGTTTTCCAAGCTCTTGGCAACATCGCTTTCGCGTATTCATATTCTCAAATTCTCATTGAAATTCAG GATACTATAAAAAGTCCACCTTCTGAGGTAAAAACAATGAAGCAAGCCACAAAGATAAGTATAGGCGTGACAACGTTATTCTACATGCTTTGCGGCGGTATGGGCTATGCTGCATTTGGAGACACATCACCAGGAAATTTACTAACTGGATTTGGTTTCTATAATCCATATTGGCTCATTAATATTGCTAATGCCGCTATCGTAATTCATCTTGTGGGAGCATACCAAGTTTACGCGCAACCCTTATTTGCTTTCGtcgaaaaaataatgataaaaagatGGCCTAAAATAAACAAGGAATACATACTTACACTTCCCGGTTTTCGTCCTTACAATCTAAACCTATTTCGATTAATTTGGAGGACTATATTTGTGATCACAACAACAGTTATATCAATGTTGATTCCTTTCTTCAACGATGTTTTGGGATTACTTGGAGCAGTTGGATTTTGGCCTTTAACAGTTTATTTTCCAGTGGAGATGTATATCACACAGAAGAAGATTCCAAAATGGAGTTATAAATGGATTTGTATGCAAACTTTAAGTGTTATATGTTTTGTAGTATCAGTTGTGGCTATTGTTGGATCAGTGGCAAGTATTGTGCTTGATCTAAAGAAATACAAACCATTCACAACTGATTATTGA